Proteins encoded within one genomic window of Oryza glaberrima chromosome 12, OglaRS2, whole genome shotgun sequence:
- the LOC127756948 gene encoding probable solanesyl-diphosphate synthase 3, chloroplastic yields MAAPSSLASSSHLSRRATAAASPSIPPSPPPPPQRLRCGWVGRAAPPTRRAPGVCSVVSPSKPGVAAVDVPAATIPDAAATGVGVAERTSVSSLLEVVADDLLKLNNNLKSLVGAENPVLVSAAEQIFGAGGKRLRPALVFLVSRATAELAGLLELTTEHQRLAEIIEMIHTASLIHDDVIDDSGMRRGKETIHQLYGTRVAVLAGDFMFAQSSWFLANLENIEVIKLISQVIKDFASGEIKQASTLFDCDITLDDYLLKSYYKTASLIAASTRSAAIFSGVSTAICEQMYEYGRNLGLSFQVVDDILDFTQSAEQLGKPAGSDLAKGNLTAPVIFALQDEPQLREIIDSEFSETDSLATAIELVHRSGGIKRAHELAREKGEIAIQSLQCLPRSEFRSTLENMVKYNLERID; encoded by the exons atggcggcgccgtcgtccctCGCGTCGTCCTCGCACCTgtcccgccgcgccaccgccgcggcgtcgccgtcgatccctccttctccccctcctcctccgcagcgGCTCCGGTGCGGCTGGgtcgggcgggcggcgccgccgacgcggcgcgcGCCAGGTGTTTGCTCCGTGGTCTCGCCCAGCAAGCCAG GGGTTGCTGCTGTTGACGTGCCGGCCGCGACGATTCctgacgcggcggcgaccggcgtcggcgtcgccgagcGCACTTCGGTGTCGTCGCTGCTGGAGGTTGTGGCGGACGACTTGCTCAAGCTTAACAACAACCTCAAATCG CTTGTTGGTGCAGAAAATCCAGTTTTAGTTTCTGCGGCTGAACAAATATTTGGTGCCGGTGGAAAAAGATTAAGACCGGCACTAGTTTTTCTGGTATCCAGAGCAACTGCTGAGTTGGCTGGTTTATT GGAACTAACTACAGAACACCAACGTTTGGCAGAGATCATAGAGATGATCCACACTGCAAGTTTAATACATGACGACGTAATAGATGATAGTGGGATGCGAAGAG ggAAGGAAACTATACATCAGCTATATGGAACACGGGTGGCTGTACTTGCTGGTGATTTTATGTTTGCACAATCTTCTTGGTTTCTTGCAAACCTTGAAAATATTGAAGTTATAAAGCTCATCAGTCAG GTAATCAAGGATTTTGCCAGTGGTGAAATAAAACAAGCATCAACACTTTTTGACTGTGACATCACCCTTGACGATTACCTGCTCAAGAGCTACTACAAGACTGCTTCTCTGATTGCAGCAAGCACAAGGTCAGCTGCCATATTTAGTGGTGTCAGCACTGCTATATGTGAACAAATGTATGAATACGGAAGGAATCTCGGTCTCTCCTTCCAGGTAGTCGATGACATTCTTGACTTCACCCAATCAGCTGAACAACTTGGGAAACCTGCAGGAAGTGACCTGGCAAAGGGTAATCTAACAGCCCCGGTCATTTTCGCTTTGCAAGATGAACCACAGCTCAGGGAGATCATTGATTCCGAGTTCAGTGAAACAGATTCCTTGGCTACTGCAATAGAGCTAGTTCATAGAAGTGGTGGAATAAAGAGGGCTCATGAGCTTGCAAGAGAGAAGGGTGAAATAGCTATCCAAAGTCTGCAGTGTCTTCCAAGGAGTGAGTTCAGAAGCACTCTTGAGAACATGGTGAAATATAATCTAGAAAGGATTGATTAG
- the LOC127756947 gene encoding WEB family protein At5g55860, which yields MATKLRQPSTDAEKTEVGEIDTRAPFESVKAAVSLFGEVRFSSDKSAARKPKPPQAERVLAKETELHLAQKELNKYKDQLNNAETTRVQALSELEKAKKTVEDLTNKLDAINKSKELAIQATEDAKTRTKQLEGGDSLEAVGKDGPLKQELDVAREQYVVALADLDAAKQELRKLKKDFEASLDMRLAAAQQEEESLHLAETNKQKADQLRKEIATIQESLTHVKAATEQAHEEEAQILAEKDVTRKTYKQALEEAEKKLSSLKKDFDPAVYKSLKEKLDETNLEISSMQKKIEDARAQDLESIATVSTELDDAKEMLQKVAEEESSLRSLVESLKQELEAVKEEHDQLKQKDTETESIVGDLHVKLQKCKSELEAAVAAESKATSASDDLMLALQQLSSESKNALQEAEVMQKSAADLRDEAEAARVALAEAEQKLQSALKEAEEAKSAEAKALDQIKQLSERASAARASTSESGAKITISKEEFESLSRKVEESEKLSEMKVAAAMAQVEAVRASENEAIKKLEAARKEMEDMELATEEALKRAEMAEAAKRAVEGELRRWREKEQKKAAEAQPAPEAQAHGTASSPVQKASAGKANEKNDGPHKNSRTLLKKSFMLPNITSMFHKKKNHADGSSPSHLPGDKSV from the exons ATGGCTACAAAACTCCGTCAACCGTCAACTGATGCAGAAAAAACAGAGGTTGGAGAAATAGACACAAGGGCTCCTTTTGAATCCGTCAAAGCTGCAGTAAGCTTATTTGGGGAAGTTCGATTTTCATCTGACAAATCAGCTGCAAGGAAGCCAAAGCCTCCTCAGGCAGAG AGGGTGTTAGCTAAGGAGACAGAACTGCACTTGGCCCAGAAAGAGTTAAATAAATACAAGGATCAGCTCAACAATGCTGAGACAACCAGAGTGCAAGCGTTATCTGAGCTGGAGAAAGCTAAGAAAACTGTTGAGGACCTGACCAATAAGCTGGATGCTATCAACAAGTCCAAAGAGCTGGCTATTCAAGCAACAGAGGATGCAAAAACTCGAACAAAGCAGCTTGAAGGTGGAGACTCGCTTGAGGCTGTTGGAAAAGATGGCCCTTTAAAGCAGGAATTGGATGTTGCAAGGGAACAGTATGTTGTTGCTTTGGCAGATCTTGATGCAGCAAAACAGGAGCTTAGAAAGCTCAAGAAGGATTTTGAAGCTTCATTGGATATGAGGTTGGCTGCAGCACAGCAGGAAGAGGAATCATTGCACttagctgaaacaaacaagcaaaAGGCTGATCAGCTTCGCAAGGAGATTGCTACAATTCAAGAGTCTCTTACGCATGTGAAGGCAGCCACTGAACAAGCACATGAAGAAGAGGCTCAAATCCTTGCTGAGAAAGATGTTACTAGGAAAACATACAAACAAGCTTTGGAAGAAGCTGAGAAGAAATTGTCCTCTTTGAAAAAGGATTTTGATCCTGCTGTTTATAAAAGCCTCAAAGAAAAGCTAGATGAGACCAATTTGGAGATTTCATCTATGCAGAAAAAGATTGAAGATGCTCGAGCTCAAGATTTGGAGTCTATTGCTACTGTCAGCACAGAGTTGGATGATGCTAAGGAAATGTTACAGAAAGTGGCAGAGGAGGAAAGTTCTCTTCGGAGTTTAGTAGAATCACTTAAACAAGAGTTAGAAGCTGTTAAGGAGGAGCATGATCAATTGAAACAGAAGGATACAGAAACTGAATCCATAGTTGGAGACCTACATGTGAAGCTTCAGAAATGCAAATCTGAGCTTGAGGCAGCCGTAGCTGCTGAATCAAAAGCAACGTCAGCTTCTGATGACTTGATGTTGGCCCTCCAACAGTTGTCTTCCGAGTCAAAAAATGCCCTGCAGGAAGCTGAAGTAATGCAAAAGAGTGCTGCAGATTTAAGGGATGAAGCTGAAGCTGCACGAGTAGCATTAGCAGAAGCTGAACAAAAGTTGCAATCTGCTTTAAAAGAAGCAGAAGAGGCAAAATCAGCTGAAGCAAAGGCCCTTGATCAGATCAAGCAACTATCAGAAAGAGCAAGTGCTGCTCGGGCCTCAACATCTGAATCAGGTGCGAAGATAACAATATCGAAAGAAGAGTTTGAATCTCTTAGCCGAAAGGTGGAGGAGTCAGAGAAATTGAGTGAGATGAAAGTTGCTGCCGCTATGGCTCAAGTGGAGGCTGTCAGAGCCAGTGAGAATGAGGCGATTAAGAAATTGGAGGCGGCTCGGAAAGAGATGGAAGACATGGAATTGGCAACAGAGGAAGCACTAAAGAGGGCAGAGATGGCTGAAGCAGCAAAGAGAGCTGTAGAAGGTGAGCTCAGGAGGTGGCGTGAGAAGGAGCAGAAGAAAGCTGCTGAAGCTCAGCCTGCTCCAGAAGCGCAAGCACATGGAACTGCATCTTCCCCTGTACAGAAAGCTTCTGCTGGAAAAGCCAATGAGAAGAATGATGGACCTCACAAGAACAGCAGAACACTATTGAAAAAGAGCTTTATGCTACCAAATATTACAAGCATGTTCCATAAGAAGAAGAATCATGCCGACGGCAGTTCTCCTTCACATCTTCCTGGGGACAAATCTGTATAA